The nucleotide sequence TTCCACTCATCCGTCAGGGTGACGGGCTTCTTAGGGAACACTGCGGGGAAGGCACGGGTGGGGGGACAAAGGCATTTTAGATGCCTCGAGGTGTGCATCAGGGAAGGTCTGGGGGCAGAGCTCCCTACACAGCTCATACCTTACTTCCTGGTCCATTTGTCCCTGAGGCTGACCCGGCCTGCCTGAGTCACTGGTACTTTCTACCCCCCAGTGTGtggtaaagaaggaaaatatctttATGGGCACCTCTTAGCCCCAAACACTGGGCTAGGATAAATTTTTTCCCAAAGGctctctcatttcatcctcaagcAAAGCGGGAATTCACATCACACTCTcgcagaagaagaaagaaggtgaGGCCATCAGAGGTGAGGTCAGCTGGCACAGAGACTGCCAGCTCTTCCCCAAcatcccctcccttcttccagaGTAGTGCCTCTCCAACCTGAGTGGGCAGCAGAATCACTCTggggggcttgttaaaacacagattgctgggctccaCCCTCAAAGTGTCTGACTTGGTAGATCCAGACTGGggctgagaatgtgcatttctaaaagTTCCCAAGTGATGGTGTTGGTCCAGGGTCTCACACTCTGAGAATCACTCTTCAGTAGTAATAGACAGCTGGGCATGTGACGGCCTCGCTGAAAACTAcacttcccagcttcccttgtgGCTAGACCCAGTCATGTGATCGCTTCTAGCCAACGGGTGGTGAGCAGAAGTGGCGTGCGCAACTTCTGGACCTTAAAgaggtctctcttctctcttcttgggTGGAATGTAGGCATTAATGGCTGGAGCTGGGGCAGCCACCTTATCAAGAAGAAAGCTTCACGTTAAGGATGGCAGAGCAGTATGACAGAAGGAGCCTGACACTGCAGTCTCGATACTCCCCCAAGCCTTTTTTGTGAGAGAGGAACAAAACCTGTATCTTGTTTAAGCTCTTGTATGTTGGTGACTCTTTGTTACAGAAAAATCCATGGCTAATAACAGCAATCAGTAACATTACCATTCATGATTATGTGCCAGACGCTGGCTTTCGGCTctctcattaaatcctcacaaaCCCTGTGATGTGGgcactgttattttcattttacaggcaAGGGAATTGAGGTCCAGAGAGGCAGAGCCCCTACGTCCCAACCGAGGCAGCTGTGCTCTGCCCTTCACCCTACACCTCTTTGGGGGACTTTTCAAAACTCTTCAGACGAGTTGCCTTATAAGAGCGTGGCTGGTGGCTCTGACCACAAGGGCGCGGCCCCGGGCGGTAGCGAGGGGGGGTTGTTGCCACTCACCATAGATCCGCTGCCACCAAATCATCAGAGCTGTGAatccaaaaaagaagaagacacagCCCATCACTGTCTTCCACTCATTGGAGCGACGGTTCATCTCCGCGAAGGTCTCATGGAACTGGAGCCGGTACACTGGAGGCAGATGAGGGGTGAGGAGGTAGGGGTCTCGGGCGCATGGATTCTGAGGACCCTGGACCAAGTCTTGGCCTCAGGGATTCCCAGCCTCCCCGTCCCTGAAGCAGGTGTTGTCCATTCAGCAGATTCTTATTGAACATCGACCGTATGCAAAGCATggccagaagcaggctccaaataGGAGTCCTTCGGGGGCACCTCTGGTGGGCAGGACTTGGGATCGCACATCCCTCCTGTTTCCCGGGGTCAGGCCCCTgctctcccacccacctgcctctctgctccttccccccacACCACTCAGCGATGCCCACACTTTCCTGCTCCTACATCCCTCTCCATGCTACTCCCACTCCCAGGCAGCACCCTCGTCCTTATCATTCAAGGCCAGCCAGAATGTGCCCTCCTCTGAAAGGCCCGCCAggattccatgtctctctcctTCCGGTCCTCACAACCCCCTGGACACACCTCGCCCTAGCTGCAAAATTCATATTACGGTTATCTGGGTTTGTGTCAGTTCCCCCACTGGCCTGAGAGCaccctgagggcaggaaccatCTGGGTGATTCACTCCTGTATCCCCAGCATCACCTCGCATCTGACTGTGCACAAATAGTTGAATGAATAAGAGAATAGATGAACAAAGGGATAAACTTCACCCCTCAGGTATGAGTTCAGGCGTTCAGGGGTTTCTGGCTGTCTTGAGTGGGGGCCCTTCTTTTCAaagtcaacccccccccccccccccccccccccccccccccccccccccgataccTACAGGCCACCTTCTCGTCATGGGTCAGCTGGGTCCAgctgcccttctctttctccttcagggCCCGCTGCTCAGCGTTGAGCTCTGTGCAGAAGGGCTCATCGGGCATGGGGTAGGAGCGCTGGGCATGGTAGTTAGTGTAGGGGGGCATCTTCTCCTTGCTGTGGGCTGCAGGTACAACAGAAGAGCTACATTCAGGCTGCACCTGGGACATCCCAGCTCTAaccataatattaaaaaagagggCTGCaccggggcgtctgggtggctcagttggttaagcatcccacttcggctcaggtcatggtctcatggctcgccagttcgagccccgcatcgggctttctgcGGTCGCCACGGAGCCGGCTTCGGCTCCTCTGtttccacccctgccccctctctgcccctcccctgcttgctctccctctctctcaaaaataaataaacatttaaaaaaaaaaaaagagggctgcatttattgagcacttactgtgtgccaggagccACTCTAAGGCCTTCAGGTGAATTGACTCATTTACTCCGCGTCACTCTGAGCCAGGCGAGACTGTTATCTGTCTACTttacagacagagaaactgaacaGCTAAGTGACTTGCTGTAACTCACAGAGCGAAAAGGAGCAAGGCAGCCCCTCTGGGTTCAAACCTTGTGCTCTCTGGGAAGAGGTGAGGTGAGGAGGGCATGGCAGGCAAAGGCAACGGTGGGACGAAGGCTGAGGGAGATGAGCCTGACGTGGCGGATGTACACCTGCTCTGCAAACTGTAAAGCGCCAGCCGCGTGCCTTTGACCACCGGTCAAGGGCACGGCTTTGCAGTCAGCTGCGTTTGAACTCCTACTCCACCCACCCCAGCTCCAGCGAGCCCCTTGACCTCACtgtgcttcagtgtcctcatctggaaaGCGGGGACAGTAAGCTCCCGCCGCACGCTGTCGTGGGCAGCCTCAAGATAATATACTTGAAAGGGTTAGCGCCGCGCCTAGCAGCGGACGCTAGGTCAATTCCACTGCTAGAGGGCCGTTTTATGACTGGCTTCCTTCCTAGAAGCTTTCCCTGGTGGCTAAGCATCAAGGGCTCCGTGTGGGTGTCCAGGGTGTCCAGAGCAAGGCTGGGCACCAGGAGGGTCTCCATCAAGCTTCTGTTTATTGTCACCAGAGGTGCCCACATGGAGGGCATTGGTACCACCTTGCCAGGACAGTGCTGGAACTGCTTTGGGCTCTTTTAACACCTAGGCCTCCGggcctcagtttgttcatctgaaaaatggagataacagcCCAGCATCCACCTCACACGGTTGCTATGAAGACTGAGTGTTTTAGTCTGTGTGAAATGTTGATCACAGCTTGGGGCACATAGTAAGGGCTCAGTGAACGTTATCCGTTATTCTCCGGAGGGTCAAGAAGGCCCTTCTGCTATGTGGCTGAAGTCTCTCCTGCTTTAGGCCTCTTTTTTCTGAATAGGGTCTGGAAAGGAGGTCCAAGGTCCCATCAGCACACTCCACCTCAGGACACAAAGGCCCTAGGAGCCCAGGGTGTGGGGGTCAGGCCCCGAGGAAGCTTGGGGTGGAAGGGGACCCTGTCAAATGTGAGCTCCAGATCCTGGAGGCATGTGGCCCAGGCCCAAGGGGTGGGattgtggaaaacagtctagGGCAGGCCCAGGGCAGCTGACAAGCAGGAGCCCACCCTTAGCCTTGGAGTTGGACAGGGGTGGGGTGTGCGGGTCTTACCAGCGCTTCCCGGGCTGTGTATCTGCCGCATCCTGGGTCCTCCTTTCCTTAGCACCAAGCTCCAGACAGCTCTGAagaacatctgtgtgtgtgtgtgtgtgtgtgtgtgtgtgtgagtcctGCCCCACAttgccctctgcccctgccctcagggcccAGATACAGAAACCCTTTTTCACAGGTGGTGGTGGGGCCCGTCTGTGGATTTCAAGGTCACCCTCATGCCCCTGACCCTTCCACTTTTGTCTGCGATCCtggtggggggagatgggggtCCTAGACATTTGGAGCCCCCCTCGGGAGACCTCAGTGAACCATCTGAGAAGTGGGAGGAGGCCTAACTCCCGGAGGCAGGGTCCCAGCGGTTTGGCGCTGTGGGCCAGGGTTCTGGTCCCAGCTCCAGCTCAGCCAGGCCAAGTTGGGAAACCTCCCTGGGCTGTTTGCTCTCCCTCCCTGAGGAAACTGGGTGGGAGTCCAGGTAGGGAgggagcagggcctggggctACCTCTCTTCCTCACAGGGCCATCTGCCAAGGTCTCTGCACAGAAGGTCtggcccccaccccttcctccctaaTTGGCTGCCTACGTGCTCACAAAGCCTGCTCTGCGGTGGatctggtgggggaaggggacaggctgagcccaagcccccaccccccagggaagTCTCAGAGTCTGGctcccatgggggtggggaggggctttAGAGGAGGACAAGGACCAAAGTGggtcagagggaggaagaggagcacACGttttggggagaggaagggggtaTTTcacttctggaaagaaaaagcacactcccctcccccgcttcccgcatctggggagagagaggggcacccaacagagagaaggagggggtgtACCATGTGTGGTGAGAGGGGGCCCCCACATCTGGGAAGGAAGGGCTCCTGTCTGTAAGTGGGGAGCCCCACAtttgaagagagggaaggagtcaTCTACATTTGGGGAAAGAGATGGCGCCCCACATTCGGAGAGAGGGTAATTCCCAAGGAGTCCTCAACTCTCAGCTGCCaggacccgcccccccccccaaccatccCCCGCTCCTGACCCTACTCGATGGCAGGGACCACACGGATCCTCACCGGTGGCGAAAGCAGGGGTCCAAGCGGCCGCATCCCTCACCCGCCAGCCTTGGGCAGCCAGGCTCTCCCACCCACTCACTCACCTCCCTGCTCAGCGCAGCGAGCTAGGTCAGCCCAACAAGTAACGGAGAATGGGCGGCAGAGGGACCAGAGCGCGGGCGCCCGCCCCCAGGCCCGCCCTACAGCCTTTCCCAAGGCCAACCCCTGCGTGGGAACGTCCTGCCTCAGCGGGGCGTGGGAGCGCCCAGCCCGCGTCCCTGGAGACACCCGGCCCCCCCAGCCCAGGGAGGGGGGGCCGCGGAGTGAGTCCCCGCCTCAATTTCCCCGCCCGCGGGGGTCCTGCCTCTGGAGACCCACAGCTGACAGCGCCCAGGACCCAGCTGGCGGGGTGTCCTGGGCCGGCCCAGCCCTCTGACTCTGGTAGTCCCAGGAGCTGAATCACCCTCCCTCCGCACCTTTGCTCATTGCCGGTTCTTTGCACTTGGAATGCTCTCTTAGTGACTTTGCCGAGACCCAGTCTTGCCAACTTTCCAGCCCAGGCTCAATGCTTCCTGCTCCAGCAAGCCCACAAACATCTAGAATCTGGGAGCTGGTCTGTGGTATACCTGCCACCCTGCTCCCATGCCGCCAGATACCCTGTGGGGGTGAATAAAAGCCTCCCTCTGGTGTTCAAATCTTAGCTGTGTGGCCCTTAACAAGTGGCCTAACCTCTTAGGCCTCCTAGGATGAACCTCTGAGTTCCTGTCTTATGTTCTAGAAAAGGGAGCTAATGATAGTACCTACCTGACATGGCTGTTGTAAAGGTTAGATAAGTCAACAGAAAAGCATCAGGCACATTTACTCAAGAATTATTTATTaagggggatcctgggtggctcagttgatcaagcatccaactttggctcaggtcatgatctcacgggttgttgAGTTCTAGTTCCagattgggctctgccctgacagctctgggcctgcttcagattctgtgtctccctctctctctctgcccctcccctgcccaccctgtctctctctctctctctctctctctctctctctctcaaaaataaataaataagcatttaggggaaaaaagaattatttatgaAGATCTATTACAGCtggcatttattgagtgtccCCAAGGTAAATGCTTGGGGATATAGAGCCAAACAAGTCCAAAAACAGTCCCTGGCCACAATCCAGTTCCAAGCAGAAAggcctgtgcaaaggcccagaggcagaaAAACACAGGTGTAttcaaagaacagagagaggcCATCTTGGCCAGAGTGTGACAGGTAGAGGGGAGAGTTGGAGAGGGGCTAGACTCCCAAGTAGGGCCTCAGAGGCCATGCTatggatcttatttttattttaaagatgggaagCCACCAGAGGTAAGTAGGGGAGTGATATTGTTAAATGGAGTGGAGCATGAGTTTAGGAAACGTGGCGTGGGATTGTTAGAATACTAATGGTGGACTGATGAATGAAAGCTGGGGATCCCTTCTGTGGCCTGGGATCAGAGCTTTCTATGTCTCTCGGCTCTGGGCCTATGAAATGTGTCCAGTGCCAACCAATCCATCAGGGTTCCTCTAGCCAGTGAGGCCACAGGGAC is from Panthera uncia isolate 11264 chromosome A3 unlocalized genomic scaffold, Puncia_PCG_1.0 HiC_scaffold_11, whole genome shotgun sequence and encodes:
- the LOC125936705 gene encoding cytochrome c oxidase subunit 4 isoform 2, mitochondrial isoform X2; the protein is MFFRAVWSLVLRKGGPRMRQIHSPGSAAHSKEKMPPYTNYHAQRSYPMPDEPFCTELNAEQRALKEKEKGSWTQLTHDEKVALYRLQFHETFAEMNRRSNEWKTVMGCVFFFFGFTALMIWWQRIYVFPKKPVTLTDEWKAQQLQRILDMKGNPVQGLASRWDYEKKEWKK
- the LOC125936705 gene encoding cytochrome c oxidase subunit 4 isoform 2, mitochondrial isoform X4, whose product is MPPYTNYHAQRSYPMPDEPFCTELNAEQRALKEKEKGSWTQLTHDEKVALYRLQFHETFAEMNRRSNEWKTVMGCVFFFFGFTALMIWWQRIYVFPKKPVTLTDEWKAQQLQRILDMKGNPVQGLASRWDYEKKEWKK
- the LOC125936705 gene encoding cytochrome c oxidase subunit 4 isoform 2, mitochondrial isoform X1 translates to MRPLGPLLSPPMFFRAVWSLVLRKGGPRMRQIHSPGSAAHSKEKMPPYTNYHAQRSYPMPDEPFCTELNAEQRALKEKEKGSWTQLTHDEKVALYRLQFHETFAEMNRRSNEWKTVMGCVFFFFGFTALMIWWQRIYVFPKKPVTLTDEWKAQQLQRILDMKGNPVQGLASRWDYEKKEWKK
- the LOC125936705 gene encoding cytochrome c oxidase subunit 4 isoform 2, mitochondrial isoform X3 — encoded protein: MRPLGPLLSPPMFFRAVWSLVLRKGGPRMRQIHSPGSAAHSKEKMPPYTNYHAQRSYPMPDEPFCTELNAEQRALKEKEKGSWTQLTHDEKVALYRLQFHETFAEMNRRSNEWKTVMGCVFFFFGFTALMIWWQRIYGGCPSSSH